The Solibacillus sp. FSL W7-1464 genome contains a region encoding:
- the dnaA gene encoding chromosomal replication initiator protein DnaA: LEHLENLWNAVLAQAEQKISKPSFDTWLKSTKLLAHSGTKVTISAPNSFARDWLEQYYIHMITGILNELTGEDLVINFVVQKDQTADDFELPPPITQAKSSEHHDITPGMLNPKYTFDTFVIGSGNRFAHAASLAVAEAPAKAYNPFFIYGGVGLGKTHLMHAIGHYVKEHNPTANVVYLSSEKFTNEFINSIRDNKTIDFRNKYRNVDVLLIDDIQFLAGKESTQEEFFHTFNTLHEESKQIVISSDRPPKEIPTLEDRLRSRFEWGLITDIAPPDLETRIAILRKKAKADGLDIPNEVMLYIANQVDTNIRELEGALIRVVAYSSLVNMDVSPELAAEALKDIMPNSKPRMISILDIQTATGEHYSIRLEDFKAKRRTKSIAYPRQVAMYLSRELTDYSLPKIGEEFGGRDHTTVIHAHEKISSLLKTDQQLQQDIKQIRSMLGK, from the coding sequence TTGGAACATTTAGAAAACCTATGGAATGCCGTCCTTGCCCAAGCTGAACAGAAAATCTCGAAACCGAGCTTTGATACTTGGCTGAAATCAACAAAACTTCTTGCGCATAGTGGCACAAAAGTGACGATTTCCGCGCCTAACTCTTTTGCCCGCGATTGGCTTGAACAATACTACATCCATATGATTACAGGAATATTAAACGAGTTAACTGGAGAGGATTTAGTCATAAATTTTGTTGTACAGAAAGACCAGACGGCAGACGACTTTGAACTACCGCCCCCTATTACTCAAGCAAAATCAAGTGAACACCATGACATTACCCCAGGTATGCTCAATCCAAAGTACACATTTGATACATTCGTTATCGGTTCCGGTAACCGTTTTGCCCATGCAGCAAGCTTAGCTGTAGCAGAGGCACCTGCAAAAGCTTATAACCCTTTCTTTATTTACGGGGGGGTAGGTTTAGGAAAAACTCACTTAATGCATGCAATTGGTCATTATGTAAAAGAACATAATCCGACAGCAAATGTCGTCTATTTATCATCCGAAAAATTCACGAATGAGTTCATTAACTCAATCCGAGATAATAAGACAATCGATTTTCGAAATAAATACCGCAATGTTGATGTACTGCTAATTGACGATATTCAATTCTTGGCTGGTAAGGAATCAACACAGGAGGAATTCTTCCATACATTCAATACACTGCATGAAGAATCAAAGCAGATTGTTATTTCAAGTGACCGCCCTCCAAAGGAAATTCCAACTTTAGAGGACCGTTTACGTTCACGCTTTGAATGGGGATTAATCACTGATATTGCCCCACCTGATTTAGAAACACGTATTGCAATTTTGCGTAAAAAAGCGAAGGCAGACGGACTTGATATTCCAAATGAAGTCATGCTTTATATTGCCAATCAGGTTGATACAAATATTCGTGAACTTGAAGGGGCATTAATTCGTGTTGTGGCCTACTCATCCTTAGTAAATATGGATGTTTCGCCTGAACTAGCTGCAGAAGCTTTAAAAGATATTATGCCAAATTCAAAACCGCGCATGATTTCGATTTTAGATATTCAAACTGCAACTGGTGAACATTACAGTATACGTCTGGAAGATTTTAAGGCTAAGCGCCGGACAAAATCGATTGCTTATCCTCGTCAAGTGGCGATGTATTTATCTCGTGAGTTAACAGATTATTCATTACCTAAGATTGGTGAAGAATTTGGAGGTCGTGATCATACAACTGTGATCCATGCCCATGAAAAGATCTCTTCCTTACTTAAAACAGATCAGCAGCTTCAGCAGGATATTAAACAAATTCGTAGTATGTTAGGTAAATAA
- the dnaN gene encoding DNA polymerase III subunit beta: MKFTILRDRLLAGLNDVMKAVSSKTTIPILTGIKIDVTNEGMTLTGSDADITIQTFIPVEENGEQIMDITQTGSIVLQARMYNEIIRKLPTNEVEIEITNGYATIIRSGKSEFHLIGSDAAEYPQLPEIAADRQFTIPTDLLKSVIRETVFAVATSESRPVLTGVNWKVDGDALICVATDSHRLARRKVNLENLPNDIASVVIPGKSLNELNKILEDTNNPVQIVLTNQHVLFKTEDVLFFSRLLEGNYPDTSRLIPDEFKTMITINGKSLLQAIDRASLLAREDRNNVVRFETLENQTVEISSNSPEIGKVEEQIQVESLEGETLKISFSAKYMMEALKAIDGQDVVIEFTGAMRPFILRSVADDAILQLILPVRTY; the protein is encoded by the coding sequence ATGAAATTTACTATTTTACGTGATCGTCTTTTAGCAGGATTAAACGATGTAATGAAAGCTGTAAGTTCTAAAACGACGATTCCTATTTTAACGGGAATTAAAATCGATGTTACAAACGAGGGTATGACATTAACCGGTAGTGATGCAGACATTACAATCCAGACATTCATCCCTGTAGAAGAAAATGGCGAACAAATTATGGACATTACACAAACAGGTTCAATTGTGCTACAAGCTCGTATGTACAATGAAATCATCCGTAAATTGCCTACAAATGAAGTTGAAATCGAAATTACAAACGGCTATGCAACAATCATTCGTTCAGGTAAATCTGAATTTCACCTTATTGGCTCAGATGCAGCAGAATATCCACAGCTACCTGAAATTGCTGCTGACCGCCAATTTACAATTCCGACAGATTTATTAAAATCAGTTATTAGAGAAACGGTATTTGCTGTAGCGACATCAGAAAGTCGTCCAGTGTTGACAGGTGTAAACTGGAAAGTTGATGGCGATGCATTAATATGCGTTGCAACGGATAGTCATCGTTTAGCGCGCCGTAAAGTAAATCTTGAAAATTTACCAAATGATATTGCTTCAGTCGTAATTCCGGGAAAAAGCTTAAATGAATTGAACAAAATTTTAGAAGACACAAATAATCCTGTTCAAATTGTACTGACAAACCAGCATGTATTATTTAAAACTGAAGATGTCCTGTTCTTCTCCCGTCTTTTAGAAGGCAATTATCCCGATACATCCCGTTTAATTCCGGATGAATTTAAAACAATGATTACGATTAACGGAAAATCTCTCTTGCAGGCAATTGACCGTGCTTCACTTTTAGCCCGTGAAGATCGCAATAATGTCGTTCGTTTTGAAACGCTGGAAAATCAAACAGTGGAAATTTCATCAAATTCACCTGAGATTGGTAAAGTAGAAGAGCAGATCCAAGTGGAGAGCTTGGAAGGCGAAACATTAAAAATCTCATTTAGTGCAAAATACATGATGGAAGCCTTAAAAGCGATTGATGGACAAGATGTAGTAATTGAATTTACAGGTGCAATGCGCCCGTTCATCTTACGTTCTGTTGCAGATGATGCAATATTGCAGCTGATTTTACCTGTACGTACTTACTAA
- the yaaA gene encoding S4 domain-containing protein YaaA: protein MNELVIDTEFITLGQALKMTDTISSGGMAKWFLSEHEVFVNGEAEDRRGKKLRHGDVINIPGVGRFKIVDAFIENGEN from the coding sequence TTGAATGAATTAGTAATTGATACAGAATTTATTACGCTTGGTCAAGCGCTGAAAATGACAGATACGATTAGCTCTGGCGGTATGGCAAAGTGGTTTTTAAGTGAACATGAGGTGTTTGTAAATGGAGAAGCGGAGGATCGCCGCGGGAAAAAACTGCGTCACGGAGATGTGATTAATATCCCTGGTGTAGGACGCTTTAAAATTGTCGATGCATTTATTGAAAACGGAGAAAATTAA
- the recF gene encoding DNA replication/repair protein RecF (All proteins in this family for which functions are known are DNA-binding proteins that assist the filamentation of RecA onto DNA for the initiation of recombination or recombinational repair.) codes for MNIERLQLTNYRNYESLTLDFSDKINVFIGENAQGKTNVMESIYVLAMAKSHRTANDKELIRWDADYGKIEGVVNKRYGGIPIELTISKKGKKGKINHLEQTKLSNYIGQMNVVMFAPEDLNIVKGSPQIRRRFIDMEIGQISPVYLHDLLTFQKILKQRNHLLKKNAGKQSLASDVMFEIYTEQYVQAAIQIIRKRFQFIELLQDWAEPIHNGISRGLEKLVIKYRPVTGMEASWTAEEMADYLTKKLEEVKQREIERGVTLIGPHRDDLQFFVNDYDVQVYGSQGQQRTTALSLKLAEIELIKQETKETPILLLDDVLSELDDYRQSHLLNTIQGEVQTFVTTTSVEGIHHDTIQHAKLFNVSQGAIEQP; via the coding sequence ATGAACATCGAGCGCTTGCAGCTAACAAATTATCGTAACTACGAATCGCTTACACTGGATTTTTCAGATAAAATTAATGTTTTTATTGGGGAAAATGCTCAAGGAAAAACAAATGTAATGGAATCAATCTATGTACTAGCGATGGCCAAATCTCATCGTACTGCGAACGATAAAGAATTGATACGTTGGGATGCGGATTATGGTAAAATAGAAGGTGTGGTAAATAAGCGTTACGGTGGCATTCCTATCGAATTGACGATTTCAAAAAAAGGCAAAAAGGGCAAAATCAATCATCTTGAACAAACGAAACTGAGCAATTATATCGGACAGATGAACGTAGTAATGTTTGCACCTGAAGATTTGAATATCGTAAAGGGCAGCCCCCAAATTCGCCGAAGATTCATCGATATGGAAATCGGACAAATTTCCCCTGTTTACTTACATGATTTACTAACATTCCAAAAGATTTTGAAACAACGTAATCATTTATTGAAAAAGAATGCGGGAAAACAATCACTCGCATCTGATGTGATGTTTGAAATTTATACTGAACAATATGTGCAGGCGGCAATTCAAATTATCCGTAAGAGGTTTCAGTTTATCGAGCTTTTACAGGATTGGGCCGAACCGATTCACAATGGTATTTCGCGCGGATTAGAAAAGCTTGTTATAAAATACCGTCCTGTAACGGGGATGGAAGCAAGCTGGACTGCCGAGGAAATGGCGGATTACTTAACAAAGAAGTTAGAAGAAGTGAAGCAGCGTGAAATTGAGAGAGGCGTAACTCTTATAGGGCCTCATCGGGACGACCTGCAGTTTTTTGTCAATGATTATGACGTTCAAGTATATGGCTCACAAGGGCAGCAACGCACGACGGCATTATCCTTAAAACTTGCCGAAATTGAACTCATCAAACAGGAAACGAAGGAAACACCGATTCTTTTATTGGATGATGTTTTATCGGAATTAGATGATTATCGCCAATCACATTTATTAAATACAATTCAGGGTGAAGTACAGACATTCGTTACAACAACGAGTGTAGAAGGCATTCATCATGACACAATACAGCACGCAAAGTTGTTCAATGTCTCACAAGGAGCAATTGAACAACCATAA
- the gyrB gene encoding DNA topoisomerase (ATP-hydrolyzing) subunit B, protein MALEDNKVQQSYDADQIQVLEGLEAVRKRPGMYIGSTSSKGLHHLVWEIVDNSIDEALAGYCTGITVTIEQDNWIRVEDNGRGIPVDIQEKMGMPAVEVIMTVLHAGGKFGGGGYKVSGGLHGVGASVVNALSSQTIVQVHRDGKIHEIIFERGHTAQKLTVIGETDHTGTTTRFKADSEIFKETTVYEYDILATRIRELAYLNRGISLTIADERTGQERSETFHFEGGIREYVEHINENKEAIHAPIDVLGEKDGITVEIAMQYNAGFSSNIMSFANNINTYEGGTHESGFKTALTRVINDYARKSNLIKESDANLTGEDVREGLTAIVSIKHPEPQFEGQTKTKLGNSEVSQITNALFSDGFERFLLENPSVARQVIEKGTMAARARVAAKKAREFTRRKSALEVSSLPGKLADCSSTNPAESEIYIVEGDSAGGSAKSGRDRHFQAILPLRGKILNVEKARLDRILSNAEIRAMITAFGTGIGEEFNLEKARYHKIVIMTDADVDGAHIRVLLLTFFFRFMRPLIEAGYVYAAKPPLYQVKQGKHIEYCYSDQELEDILNRLPKLPKPNVQRYKGLGEMNATQLWDTTMDPEHRTLIRVELDDAIEADKIFDHLMGDEVAPRRDFIEENAVYVQDLDI, encoded by the coding sequence GTGGCTTTAGAAGATAATAAAGTCCAGCAATCTTATGATGCGGATCAAATACAAGTATTAGAAGGATTAGAGGCTGTTCGGAAACGTCCGGGTATGTATATTGGTTCTACAAGTTCAAAAGGATTGCACCATTTAGTTTGGGAGATTGTTGATAATAGTATTGATGAGGCTTTAGCAGGTTATTGTACAGGAATCACAGTGACAATTGAACAAGACAATTGGATTCGCGTAGAAGATAACGGTCGTGGTATTCCCGTGGATATTCAGGAAAAGATGGGTATGCCTGCTGTTGAAGTAATTATGACAGTACTACACGCTGGCGGTAAATTCGGCGGCGGAGGCTACAAAGTATCAGGTGGACTTCATGGTGTAGGTGCTTCTGTAGTAAATGCATTATCAAGTCAGACAATTGTTCAAGTACACCGAGATGGTAAAATCCATGAAATTATTTTTGAACGCGGTCATACTGCTCAAAAGCTAACAGTCATCGGTGAAACAGACCATACAGGTACAACAACTCGATTTAAAGCAGACAGCGAAATATTTAAAGAAACAACAGTTTATGAATACGATATTTTAGCGACACGTATCCGTGAATTAGCTTATTTAAATCGTGGCATCAGTCTGACGATTGCAGATGAGCGTACAGGACAGGAACGTTCGGAAACATTCCACTTTGAAGGCGGTATTCGTGAATACGTAGAGCATATCAACGAGAATAAAGAAGCGATTCATGCGCCAATTGATGTATTGGGTGAAAAAGACGGGATTACGGTTGAAATTGCTATGCAATATAATGCAGGCTTCAGCTCGAATATTATGTCATTTGCTAACAACATCAACACGTATGAGGGTGGTACGCATGAATCAGGATTTAAAACTGCCTTAACACGTGTTATTAACGACTATGCACGTAAATCAAACCTGATTAAAGAATCGGATGCCAACTTAACAGGCGAAGATGTTCGTGAAGGTTTAACGGCAATTGTGTCAATCAAACATCCGGAACCTCAATTTGAGGGTCAAACAAAAACCAAACTTGGAAACTCTGAAGTAAGTCAGATTACAAATGCTTTGTTCTCAGACGGATTTGAACGTTTCCTTCTTGAAAACCCATCAGTTGCGCGCCAAGTTATCGAAAAAGGTACAATGGCGGCACGAGCGCGTGTAGCAGCGAAAAAGGCCCGTGAATTTACACGTCGTAAATCTGCACTTGAAGTTTCAAGCTTACCAGGTAAATTAGCAGACTGTTCTTCGACAAACCCTGCTGAATCTGAAATTTACATCGTAGAGGGTGATTCTGCCGGTGGATCTGCTAAATCAGGTCGTGACCGTCATTTCCAGGCGATCTTACCATTGCGCGGGAAAATCCTTAACGTTGAGAAAGCGCGCTTGGACCGCATTTTATCAAATGCCGAAATCCGTGCGATGATTACAGCATTCGGTACGGGTATTGGGGAAGAGTTCAATTTAGAAAAAGCACGTTATCATAAAATTGTAATTATGACGGACGCCGATGTCGATGGGGCGCATATTCGTGTGCTTTTGCTGACATTCTTCTTCCGTTTCATGCGTCCATTAATCGAAGCGGGTTATGTATATGCCGCAAAACCGCCGCTTTACCAGGTGAAACAAGGGAAACATATTGAATACTGCTACTCAGACCAGGAGTTAGAAGATATTTTAAACCGCCTGCCGAAGTTACCGAAGCCTAATGTACAGCGCTATAAAGGATTAGGTGAAATGAATGCAACACAATTATGGGATACAACAATGGATCCAGAGCACCGTACTTTAATTCGAGTAGAATTGGATGATGCAATTGAAGCGGATAAAATTTTCGATCACTTAATGGGTGATGAAGTTGCACCTCGCCGTGATTTTATCGAAGAAAATGCAGTATACGTGCAAGACTTGGATATTTAA
- the gyrA gene encoding DNA gyrase subunit A, which translates to MSDIQHGHIESRNITTEIKSSFLSYAMSVIVSRALPDVRDGLKPVHRRILYGMQELGNTSDKPYKKSARIVGDVMGKFHPHGDSSIYDAMVRMAQDFSYRYMLVDGHGNFGSVDGDGAAAMRYTESRMSKIAMEMLRDINKDTIDYGPNYDGSENEPLVLPARYPNLLVNGTSGIAVGMATNIPPHHLGETIDGVLAVADNPSITTEELMEIIPGPDFPTGGIILGRSGIRRAYESGRGSLTIRAKVEIEQASNGKETILVHELPYQVNKAKLIEKIAELVRDKKIDGITNLRDESDRNGMRIVIEVRRDANANVVLNNLFKQTAMQSSFGVNMLALVDGQPKVLSLKEVLYHYLEHQKVVIKRRTAFELRKAEERAHILEGLRIALDHIDEIISIIRASRSGEEARPQLMERFNLSERQAQAILDMRLVRLSGLEREKIEAEYQELLKLIDELKAILADEAKVVEIIRTEMTDIKDRYSDERRTEITAGGLEMIEDEDLIPRENSVLTLTHNGYIKRLAANTYRSQKRGGRGVQGMGTNEDDFVEHLLFTSTHDTILFFTSKGKVFRAKGYEIPEFGRQAKGLPIVNLLNIDKGEHVTAMIRVTEFKEDAYFIFTTKTGVTKRTPVDQFANIRTNGLIAITLREDDDLISVHLTDGTKEIIIGTSDGMLVRFKEDDIRSMGRSAAGVRGIKLREGDFVVGMEILEPGQEILVVTENGYGKRTPESEYRLQSRGGLGLKTMQITDKNGKMCAVKAVDGSEDIMLITINGMLIRMDVNDISVIGRSTQGVRLIRLADDEYVATVARVKKEEDAPDDEEIDSEIEGESNSAIEE; encoded by the coding sequence TTGTCTGACATTCAGCATGGACATATTGAATCTAGAAATATTACAACAGAAATAAAATCATCTTTCCTAAGCTATGCGATGAGCGTTATCGTTTCGCGTGCCTTACCAGATGTGCGAGATGGACTTAAACCGGTACATCGCCGTATTTTATATGGTATGCAGGAGCTAGGAAATACTTCAGATAAACCATATAAAAAGAGTGCCCGTATCGTTGGGGACGTAATGGGTAAATTCCACCCTCACGGTGACTCATCAATTTATGATGCAATGGTCCGTATGGCGCAGGATTTCAGCTACCGTTATATGTTAGTCGACGGCCATGGTAACTTCGGTTCAGTGGATGGCGACGGTGCTGCAGCAATGCGTTATACAGAATCACGCATGTCAAAAATCGCGATGGAAATGTTGCGCGATATTAACAAAGATACGATTGATTATGGACCGAACTATGATGGCAGTGAAAACGAACCTTTAGTATTGCCGGCGCGCTATCCGAATCTATTAGTGAATGGTACTTCTGGTATCGCAGTAGGTATGGCTACAAATATTCCGCCACATCATCTTGGAGAAACAATTGATGGTGTATTAGCAGTAGCTGATAATCCAAGCATTACGACAGAAGAGCTAATGGAAATCATTCCAGGTCCCGATTTCCCTACAGGGGGGATTATTCTGGGGCGCAGCGGTATTCGCCGTGCATATGAATCAGGCCGTGGTTCACTGACAATTCGCGCTAAAGTGGAAATTGAACAAGCTTCAAACGGCAAAGAGACAATTTTAGTACATGAATTGCCATATCAAGTTAACAAAGCAAAACTTATTGAAAAAATTGCTGAATTAGTACGCGACAAAAAAATTGATGGCATTACAAATTTACGTGATGAATCAGACCGTAATGGTATGCGTATCGTTATTGAAGTTCGCCGTGATGCAAATGCGAATGTCGTACTGAACAATTTGTTTAAGCAAACAGCGATGCAATCAAGCTTTGGTGTGAATATGCTAGCGCTAGTTGATGGGCAGCCAAAAGTATTAAGTCTAAAAGAAGTGCTCTATCATTACTTAGAACACCAAAAAGTAGTTATTAAACGTCGTACTGCATTCGAGCTTCGAAAAGCAGAGGAACGTGCACATATTTTAGAAGGTTTACGTATTGCGCTTGATCATATTGATGAAATTATTTCTATTATCCGGGCTTCTCGCAGCGGTGAAGAAGCAAGACCTCAATTAATGGAGCGCTTTAATTTATCTGAACGCCAGGCGCAAGCAATTTTAGATATGCGTCTTGTACGTTTAAGCGGATTAGAACGCGAAAAAATTGAGGCTGAGTATCAGGAACTTTTAAAACTAATCGATGAATTGAAAGCGATTTTGGCTGATGAAGCGAAAGTGGTCGAAATTATCCGCACAGAAATGACGGATATTAAAGATCGTTACAGTGATGAGCGTCGTACAGAAATTACTGCTGGCGGCTTAGAAATGATTGAAGATGAAGATTTAATTCCTCGTGAGAACTCGGTACTGACATTAACACATAACGGTTATATTAAACGTTTGGCTGCGAACACATATCGCTCGCAAAAACGCGGTGGCCGTGGTGTACAAGGTATGGGAACGAATGAAGATGACTTCGTAGAACATTTATTATTCACTTCTACACACGATACAATTCTTTTCTTCACTTCAAAAGGGAAAGTATTCCGTGCAAAAGGATATGAAATTCCGGAGTTCGGTCGCCAAGCGAAGGGACTGCCAATTGTAAACTTGCTTAATATCGATAAAGGTGAGCATGTTACTGCAATGATTCGCGTAACAGAATTCAAAGAAGATGCTTACTTTATCTTTACTACAAAAACAGGGGTAACAAAACGTACACCTGTTGATCAGTTTGCCAATATCCGTACAAATGGTTTAATTGCCATTACATTACGTGAAGACGATGATTTAATTTCTGTACATTTAACAGATGGCACAAAGGAAATTATTATCGGTACAAGCGATGGTATGTTAGTACGATTTAAAGAGGACGATATTCGTTCGATGGGTCGTTCGGCTGCCGGGGTACGCGGTATTAAACTTCGTGAAGGTGACTTTGTAGTAGGCATGGAAATTCTTGAGCCAGGTCAGGAAATTTTGGTTGTCACTGAAAATGGGTACGGTAAACGTACGCCAGAATCTGAATACCGTTTACAAAGCCGTGGCGGATTAGGTCTGAAAACGATGCAAATTACCGATAAGAACGGTAAAATGTGCGCTGTAAAGGCTGTAGATGGATCAGAAGACATTATGTTGATTACGATTAATGGTATGTTAATCAGAATGGATGTAAATGATATATCTGTTATCGGCCGTAGCACACAAGGCGTTCGTTTAATCAGACTTGCTGATGACGAATATGTAGCAACTGTGGCACGAGTGAAAAAAGAGGAAGATGCTCCGGATGATGAAGAAATTGATTCCGAAATTGAAGGAGAATCCAACTCAGCTATAGAAGAGTAA
- a CDS encoding HD-GYP domain-containing protein — protein MKLEAILIRVEELRLGKVIAEDIFANTQYPIIYKNTKVKPEHLRVFELFNLKTVLVHNEIEVEETETSEEKFDNPPVAMPLQQYTSFEKYYLDGIGQLKKEFLNWEAGGRVDLTKVRNIIIPLMDMVLENRSYIFNLNSYSNAKDYLYHHSIATGLIAAVIAKKMGYERGDTIQLAIAGMLADSGMSRIPSRIRDKKSVLTESEFGEVRKHPYYSYLLIKNVTAIKDIMKVAVYQHHERLDGSGYPKGDRTGAISFFAQIIAVADVFHAMTSERMYRSKQSPFKVIEMIKEEEFGKFDIKVVQALMDIVVDLPIGTKIELSNLELGEVMFINKYSPTRPLVKLLRTGEIVDLSSNRSFYISRVITQG, from the coding sequence GTGAAATTGGAAGCAATATTGATAAGAGTTGAGGAATTGCGATTAGGTAAAGTAATTGCTGAAGATATTTTTGCCAATACACAATATCCGATTATTTATAAAAATACAAAAGTAAAACCGGAGCATTTACGCGTATTTGAATTATTTAATCTAAAAACCGTGTTAGTACATAATGAAATTGAAGTTGAAGAAACCGAGACAAGTGAAGAAAAGTTTGATAATCCTCCAGTAGCTATGCCTTTGCAGCAATATACAAGTTTTGAAAAGTATTATCTTGACGGTATTGGACAATTGAAAAAGGAATTTTTAAATTGGGAAGCCGGTGGAAGAGTAGATTTGACAAAAGTAAGAAACATAATAATTCCGTTAATGGATATGGTTTTAGAAAATCGCTCTTACATTTTCAATTTAAACAGTTATTCGAATGCAAAGGATTATTTATATCATCATTCTATAGCCACTGGTCTAATTGCAGCAGTCATTGCAAAGAAAATGGGATATGAACGAGGGGATACAATTCAGCTGGCTATTGCCGGAATGTTAGCAGACAGCGGAATGTCACGAATTCCCTCGCGTATACGTGATAAGAAAAGCGTATTAACAGAATCAGAATTTGGGGAAGTACGAAAACATCCTTACTATAGTTACTTACTCATTAAAAACGTAACAGCAATAAAGGATATTATGAAGGTAGCCGTTTATCAGCATCATGAACGTTTGGATGGAAGCGGTTATCCAAAGGGTGACCGTACAGGGGCTATTTCATTCTTTGCCCAAATTATTGCGGTAGCAGATGTATTCCATGCGATGACTAGTGAACGTATGTATCGCTCAAAACAATCCCCCTTCAAAGTAATTGAGATGATTAAGGAAGAGGAGTTTGGTAAATTTGATATTAAAGTTGTTCAAGCATTAATGGATATTGTCGTTGATTTACCAATAGGGACAAAAATTGAATTATCGAATTTGGAGTTGGGTGAAGTAATGTTCATCAATAAATATTCACCTACACGCCCACTTGTAAAATTATTACGTACAGGAGAAATTGTGGATCTTTCTTCTAATAGAAGCTTCTATATTTCGCGTGTCATTACTCAAGGATAA